Proteins co-encoded in one Xiphophorus hellerii strain 12219 chromosome 10, Xiphophorus_hellerii-4.1, whole genome shotgun sequence genomic window:
- the patl2 gene encoding protein PAT1 homolog 2 isoform X1, with protein MFEDPAVIRIVEGRPSLMSLDSAIVDCGHAVFRNTSVDDRTTPPYWKNRRVSGSILQDSAIVCVISHRGRGQHVNSDFLDLPYPVSSYGVQRGGPRRSYSRRVFGQRGPSQINAPVMPRSPIFSRQPLTPRQHLNQMGGFMFPPNHSCPSTPRPLIPKTMQLRFGANSPRPSPFYSPSTNPVQPFSSFPGPVTQLHPQHKRLLSQKQRLFHRKCEGWDPYSNLMTDKEKEWIIRLQMIQLQSENPYLEDYYYQEYYRRLEAKMAEEELGIRIKKEPPKLTTPYITKTDAYTPVVHIEGSLGQVAVSTCYSPRRAIGAVHAVQTHNPLEEQKDTRQQRLEILSKIEKLLIVLLEVEETERMKTAVLSEAEEIRLMEKTQRKVEHIYSQLQQHNAPDSGDEFLPFLSVSKGQKLLARLLPFLKNDSALKILHIVTSNLPTLISRDTEEDLPVLYPSLRNVIGVLTFSQLINVLKDLTSSESLSTFECLSLTCQNKFGLSLLYALLSHGEKLLSSGVPLEPSIGDFETWTDMIFQVAGQLSQCSLVEPLLLPSNLLTLFCRYLDKRTVHQLKSNWESATSCLVLPS; from the exons ATGTTTGAAGACCCGGCCGTGATTAGGATAGTGGAGGGACGACCGAGCCTCATG AGTCTGGACAGCGCCATAGTGGACTGTGGACACGCCGTGTTCAGGAACACTTCTGTGGATGAT AGGACGACGCCTCCTTACTGGAAAAACCGTAGAGTTTCTGGATCAATACTCCAG GACAGCGCCATAGTGTGTGTGATCAGTCACAGAGGGCGGGGTCAGCATGTGAACTCTGACTTCCTGGATCTACCATATCCTGTCTCTTCCTACGGAGTCCAGAGAGGAGGACCCAGAAGATCGTACTCCAGGAGGGTGTTTGGCCAAAGAGGGCCCTCTCAG attaatGCACCAGTGATGCCAAGATCACCCATCTTCTCACGGCAACCCTTGACCCCACGGCAACACTTGAATCAG ATGGGAGGATTCATGTTCCCTCCAAACCACTCTTGCCCCTCCACTCCTCGGCCTCTGATTCCAAAGACCATGCAGCTTCGTTTCGGTGCCAACTCTCCCAGACCGTCCCCGTTTTACAGCCCGTCAACCAACCCGGTGCAGCCGTTCAG CAGTTTCCCCGGTCCAGTCACGCAGCTCCATCCTCAACATAAACGGCTTCTCAGTCAAAAGCAGCGTCTGTTTCACAG AAAATGTGAAGGCTGGGACCCTTACTCTAACCTCATGACGGACAAAGAAAAGGAGTGGATCATTCGCCTGCAAATGATTCAGCTGCAAAGCGAGAACCCGTACCTCGAGGACTATTATTACCAG GAGTATTATCGTCGATTAGAAGCCAAGATGGCCGAGGAAGAGCTGGGCATCAGGATCAAGAAGGAGCCACCCAAACTCACCACACCATACATCACCAAGACAGACGCCTACACACCAG TGGTCCACATCGAAGGCTCTTTGGGTCAAGTCGCTGTCTCCACGTGTTATTCTCCGCGCCGTGCCATCGGTGCAGTCCATGCAGTCCAAACTCACAACCCTCTCGAG gaacAAAAAGACACCAGACAACAGCGACTAGAGATTCTCAGCAAAATAGAAAAG TTGTTAATAGTTTTGCTGGAGGTGGAGGAAACTGAGAGGATGAAGACCGCAGTTTTGTCTGAAGCAGAAGAAATAAGATTAATGGAAAAAACTCAGAGGAAAGTGGAGCACATCTACTCTCAGCTGCAGCAACACAACGCTCC agATTCAGGAGACGAGTTTCTTCCTTTCTTGAGTGTCTCGAAGGGCCAAAAGCTTCTCGCTCGTCTGCTGCCCTTCCTGAAGAACGATTCAGCGCTGAAGATCTTGCACATCGTCACCTCCAACCTTCCTACGCTGATAAGCAGAGACACCGAGGAG GACCTTCCAGTTCTTTACCCGTCACTCCGAAATGTGATCGGCGTTCTGACGTTCAGTCAGCTCATCAACGTTCTCAAAGACCTGACGTCTTCAGAGTCTCTGTCGACCTTCGAGTGCCTCTCCCTGACCTGTCAGAACAAG TTTGGACTCAGCTTGCTGTACGCTCTTCTTTCCCACGGAGAGAAACTTCTTTCTTCAGGCGTTCCTCTTGAGCCCAGCATTGGCGACTTTGAGACCTG gactGACATGATTTTCCAGGTAGCGGGACAGCTGTCCCAGTGTTCGCTGGTGGAGCCGCTCCTCCTCCCATCAAACCTGCTGACGCTCTTTTGCAGATACCTCGACAAGCGTACTGTGCATCAACTAAAAAGCAACTGGGA GTCTGCAACCAGCTGCCTGGTTCTACCATCTTAA
- the patl2 gene encoding protein PAT1 homolog 2 isoform X2, which translates to MFEDPAVIRIVEGRPSLMSLDSAIVDCGHAVFRNTSVDDRTTPPYWKNRRVSGSILQDSAIVCVISHRGRGQHVNSDFLDLPYPVSSYGVQRGGPRRSYSRRVFGQRGPSQINAPVMPRSPIFSRQPLTPRQHLNQMGGFMFPPNHSCPSTPRPLIPKTMQLRFGANSPRPSPFYSPSTNPVQPFSFPGPVTQLHPQHKRLLSQKQRLFHRKCEGWDPYSNLMTDKEKEWIIRLQMIQLQSENPYLEDYYYQEYYRRLEAKMAEEELGIRIKKEPPKLTTPYITKTDAYTPVVHIEGSLGQVAVSTCYSPRRAIGAVHAVQTHNPLEEQKDTRQQRLEILSKIEKLLIVLLEVEETERMKTAVLSEAEEIRLMEKTQRKVEHIYSQLQQHNAPDSGDEFLPFLSVSKGQKLLARLLPFLKNDSALKILHIVTSNLPTLISRDTEEDLPVLYPSLRNVIGVLTFSQLINVLKDLTSSESLSTFECLSLTCQNKFGLSLLYALLSHGEKLLSSGVPLEPSIGDFETWTDMIFQVAGQLSQCSLVEPLLLPSNLLTLFCRYLDKRTVHQLKSNWESATSCLVLPS; encoded by the exons ATGTTTGAAGACCCGGCCGTGATTAGGATAGTGGAGGGACGACCGAGCCTCATG AGTCTGGACAGCGCCATAGTGGACTGTGGACACGCCGTGTTCAGGAACACTTCTGTGGATGAT AGGACGACGCCTCCTTACTGGAAAAACCGTAGAGTTTCTGGATCAATACTCCAG GACAGCGCCATAGTGTGTGTGATCAGTCACAGAGGGCGGGGTCAGCATGTGAACTCTGACTTCCTGGATCTACCATATCCTGTCTCTTCCTACGGAGTCCAGAGAGGAGGACCCAGAAGATCGTACTCCAGGAGGGTGTTTGGCCAAAGAGGGCCCTCTCAG attaatGCACCAGTGATGCCAAGATCACCCATCTTCTCACGGCAACCCTTGACCCCACGGCAACACTTGAATCAG ATGGGAGGATTCATGTTCCCTCCAAACCACTCTTGCCCCTCCACTCCTCGGCCTCTGATTCCAAAGACCATGCAGCTTCGTTTCGGTGCCAACTCTCCCAGACCGTCCCCGTTTTACAGCCCGTCAACCAACCCGGTGCAGCCGTTCAG TTTCCCCGGTCCAGTCACGCAGCTCCATCCTCAACATAAACGGCTTCTCAGTCAAAAGCAGCGTCTGTTTCACAG AAAATGTGAAGGCTGGGACCCTTACTCTAACCTCATGACGGACAAAGAAAAGGAGTGGATCATTCGCCTGCAAATGATTCAGCTGCAAAGCGAGAACCCGTACCTCGAGGACTATTATTACCAG GAGTATTATCGTCGATTAGAAGCCAAGATGGCCGAGGAAGAGCTGGGCATCAGGATCAAGAAGGAGCCACCCAAACTCACCACACCATACATCACCAAGACAGACGCCTACACACCAG TGGTCCACATCGAAGGCTCTTTGGGTCAAGTCGCTGTCTCCACGTGTTATTCTCCGCGCCGTGCCATCGGTGCAGTCCATGCAGTCCAAACTCACAACCCTCTCGAG gaacAAAAAGACACCAGACAACAGCGACTAGAGATTCTCAGCAAAATAGAAAAG TTGTTAATAGTTTTGCTGGAGGTGGAGGAAACTGAGAGGATGAAGACCGCAGTTTTGTCTGAAGCAGAAGAAATAAGATTAATGGAAAAAACTCAGAGGAAAGTGGAGCACATCTACTCTCAGCTGCAGCAACACAACGCTCC agATTCAGGAGACGAGTTTCTTCCTTTCTTGAGTGTCTCGAAGGGCCAAAAGCTTCTCGCTCGTCTGCTGCCCTTCCTGAAGAACGATTCAGCGCTGAAGATCTTGCACATCGTCACCTCCAACCTTCCTACGCTGATAAGCAGAGACACCGAGGAG GACCTTCCAGTTCTTTACCCGTCACTCCGAAATGTGATCGGCGTTCTGACGTTCAGTCAGCTCATCAACGTTCTCAAAGACCTGACGTCTTCAGAGTCTCTGTCGACCTTCGAGTGCCTCTCCCTGACCTGTCAGAACAAG TTTGGACTCAGCTTGCTGTACGCTCTTCTTTCCCACGGAGAGAAACTTCTTTCTTCAGGCGTTCCTCTTGAGCCCAGCATTGGCGACTTTGAGACCTG gactGACATGATTTTCCAGGTAGCGGGACAGCTGTCCCAGTGTTCGCTGGTGGAGCCGCTCCTCCTCCCATCAAACCTGCTGACGCTCTTTTGCAGATACCTCGACAAGCGTACTGTGCATCAACTAAAAAGCAACTGGGA GTCTGCAACCAGCTGCCTGGTTCTACCATCTTAA